TCGGTAGGTGGATGATCTGTGGATTGATTTCGCCCAGCGCATGTGTTGGAAAGATTTGGTTTTTCTTTAATTTGGTTTCCATGGATCTTGCTGAATTTTGATGGGTGGGAGTTGTTGGGTGTGTTTGGTTCTGAGTTTTATCATGAAACTTGGGAAAAAGGAGATCTTTAATCCTTTTCGCCCTTTCTATTTATCTAACGTTTCCAAGTAGTGGCTCTTCATATAGGAAGGCCTGCTacttcttgatggtttttatgatgtctTTTAGGGACTAATAGAACGAGTCTTTGCACATGTGATGGTTTCCTAGAAATAATCCGTGGTTGCTTTTGGGGGTTATAATTATCTATATATCACGTTTGCTTATTGATGATTCTTCTGGTGAAATTTATGGGTGGACTTATAAATTGCTTGGCTGGTTTGTTCCTTCTACCTCATATATTAGATTTAGATTTATGTTTGGATCCAACTGGGGTGTTATCAGTAAAAGTAATTCATCAGAATTTCCTATCTAGTTTTAGCTTGGTAGTTTCTGTCTTCTAAAAGGGAAAAAACACTAAAATTATTGCATTTTATTGAATGTTTGGTGCTTATGATACAGAGGAATTATATTATTAGGACTGATGTTGGCTTCCTTAGCTTCCAGTGGTGTGATTTAGAAGGTAAATTACTTGTTCCAGTATAGATCCTGCATTTTGTAGGACGTTCAGAATATGAACTTGGTTCCATGAGATGAGATTTGTGGGAGTAGAGTAGATTTTAATTATCCGATCATACTACTATAGTACTATGACCGTTGTCCCTGTAATtctttttcataagttatttgtcAGAAACTGCATATTTGTTGCAGGTCTGTGTTTTGTAGATCGTGAATGAAAATAAAGTACGAAAATGAGCATTTTGAATTAAAACACAAAGTAATTTGTTGTATTGGCACATGCATTAGCTGAGCTAGCGAAGAAGATTTTCTTTGTTTGGCATTATGAAAAGTAGCATTCCATGAATCGCTTTCTTGCTCTAGATTTATCTTCTACAAGCTGGTGGACAATTGGTTAAGTCACCGTTAATGAATCATGATGTTACCAGTTGATAATTATTCTTGAATCTTCAGAACTATGCTCACATGATATGAAATCTACCTTTGAATTGGTACAAGTCTGGGACTTTCTGTTCTTGGAGAAATCTGTTCCTTTTATCTAATGCATTTCTCATTTAGGTGCAGCTGAACAGTGGAATATATAATGGGCGACTGACGTTGTATCTGATCGTGTTTCTTGTACTTGGTTAGAGAAGGAGCTTGGAGGAATTTGCATGTTTACAGCCATGAAGTGCAGACCATCTGTTATTCTTCTTCACACACTCTTTTGGTTTTCGCTCCATGACATATGCTATAGTACTCCCAGTGACATTGAATGTTTAAGACTCATAAAGCTATCACTAAAGGACCCTGAAAATAACGTATTCTACTCATGGAACTTTGACAACACATCAGAAGGGTCCATATGCAAGTTTAACGGTGTCGAGTGCTGGCATCCTGATGAGAACAAAGTCCTTAACCTGCGGCTTTCCAACATGGGACTTCAAGGCCAATTCCCTTCAGGACTTGAGAATTGCACAAGCTTGACTGGGTTGGATCTCTCAAGCAACAACCTCTCTGGAACTATTCCTGTGGATATTGCAAAAAAAATACCTTATGTCACGTCACTTGATCTTTCATTCAATGATTTCTCAGGCCAAATTCCAGTGAATCTCTCTGACTGCACTTATCTTAATTCACTTAAGCTTCAGCATAATAATTTGACCGGACAGATTCCCGGGCAACTGAGCTTCCTTTCACGACTAACAGAGTTTGATGTTTCTGACAACCACTTATCCGGCCCAATTCCTGCACTCCAGGCTAAGCTTACGCAGTCAAACTTTGCAAACAACCCTGGTCTTTGTGGGGCGCCTTTGGGTGCTTGTGCAGGGACTTCGAAGAAGATTAATGCTGGTGTAATCATAGGTTCAGCTATTGGTGGTGTTGTGATAACCATCATCATTGTTGGAGTTGTTTTATACTTCTGTATGCGTAGAATGCCcatcaagaagaaagaaaaaattgacatAGAAGAAAACAAGTGGGCAAAATCTATAAAAGGAGCAAAAGGCACCAAGGCAAGTTGACTTTACTCTTCATTTAGTTAATGAGTTGAAATTTCTTTATTATGATgattgttctttcttttcttttccccttATTCTGTATTGGTGCTCAACCTATGTGAAGTTTAAAGGACAAACTTGTTATTTGTAGGTCTCTATGTTCGAGAAGTCCGTGTCAAAAATGAAATTGAGTGATCTCATGAAAGCAACCGATGATTTCAGTAAGGAAAACATTATCGGTACCGGTAGGACAGGGACGATGTACAAGGCAACACTTCCAGATGGCACTTCTCTTGCTATCAAGAGGTTGCAGGACTCACAGCAATCCGAAAACCAGTTTGTATCTGAGATGGCAACGCTGGGAAATGTGAGGCACCAAAACTTGGTTCCCCTGTTGGGTTATTGTGTTGCCAAGAAGGAGAGGCTCTTGGTGTACAAGTACATGCCCAAGGGGACACTCTATGATCAGCTACATGGCTCAGGTGCACAAGGGAAGAGTATGGAATGGCCGACAAGGCTCAAAATCAGCATCGGAGCAGCAAAGGGATTGGCATGGCTTCACCACAGCTGCAATCCACGCATTCTTCATCGGAATATTAGCTCCAAGTGCATCCTACTCGATGAAGATTACGAGCCTAAGATATCAGATTTTGGACTTGCAAGGCTGATGAATCCCATCGATACACATCTTAGCACTTTCGTGAATGGTGAGTTTGGTGACCTGGGTTATGTGGCCCCCGAGTATGCTCGCACACTGGTCGCAACACCAAAGGGTGATGTTTACAGTTTCGGAGTAGTTCTTCTTGAATTGGTCACTGGTGAAAAGCCGACTCAAGTGTCTAAAGCTTCGGAAAACTTTAGAGGCAGTTTGGTGGACTGGATAACCTTCCTTTCGAATAACTCTCTTCTTCAAGATGCAATCGATAAGTCAGTAATCGGAAAGGACTATGATAGTGAACTACTCCAGTTCATGAAGGTTGCCTGTGCTTGTGCTTTATCTGGTCCTAAGGAGAGACCTACCATGTTTGAAGTGTACCAGCTTCTAAGAGCTATCGGGGAGAAATACCATTTCACCGCCGATGATGACATCTTTCTGCCACCACTCAGCAGTGATGCTGATAATCTGGATGAGCTTATCGTGGCAAAGTAACCAAGAAGTTAGGTGGATGGTGGAGACGGGAGTCTGTAGCAGTAGTACATCTGAAGGAAGTAAAACAACAGGATGATCATCACTCGTTTTACTTCAGATCTCTCGCAATATATTTCttgtacatcaagttgctcaagtaTCGTAGATGAGTTCTTACTTTGTCGCCCTTATCCTTTCGTATACATTATATTGGATAGTGGTTTGGTTTGCTATTTTCCCTTCCATGCTGAATGGTTACTGCATCATCAATGAGTTCAAAATTCCTGCAGAAACTCACTGTGAGGTTTCCGCTGCTTTCGATATTTGGATCGTGTTGATCTTTAAGGTTTGCCATGAAGTTGTAGAACCCTCCCTACTCACTGCCGTCCACCCAATTGCTCACCATTTCTTCATCAAGGAATGTACAGATGTTGCACAGTTCACTGGGAAGACATCATCAAGTGGCACACGAAAAGCTTCTGAGATAAAAATGGGTTCTTGCCTTTCAAACCACTAAGAGTGGAACTCCATGCCATGCTTCAGTTAGACATAACTTGATcatcatcatgtaatgaagcgttGAAGCGATTCCCTTCTTCAACACCTTCCCCGTCATTTCATCGAGCACCATTGCGCTCGTCGCAATCGAAAAGCACGCCAACTGTTTGTTCTCGGCCACTCGCTCTTTGCACTCCTGTATAATCATGACACTTTGCACACTCGGTCGAAACAACAGCATAGCTTCCATCATGGTtagtgatatggcaaaaaatggcaatgtgacacgtcatccccctgaccaacgcactgcccgaggctcgccataccctgcagcagctcggcctcccacgcaaccaaaggtacagtcctgccctgcagacagctacatcaggtaacattaaacctcctctataaaaacCCCCGAGCCCTAAGCAAAAGAggggatcacacactcaacagacggaggtttctcctcctcctaaaccccctccgcatctttctctaacttgatcgtcggaggggtcgggtcgagcaccccgacccgacctgtgtgcaggtgcgagacggtgtcgcctcttccttgcgctgtggcggagcttcctcccgaccaggacgacccgacctcccgacccgaaccaccgagctcggctgctgggagaccccgaggagcgcccccagaaagatcccgtcatccggacccgaaccaagccgcgacggccccgaggccacggctaaaaaagttacttaccgtaacataatggcgctagaaggagggcccgaaatgacggtacgttagctttctccttggttgctccactgcagccgacctacaccagcagcagcagcgacttccGGGGTCGGTCTCGGCTTCTCGgccccgcgcgtctcggccactcggccccacgcgcgcggccagaccGCGCGCCTCGCCCCCTCGGTCCCacgtgcgcggccaacccgcgcgcctgggcccctcggtcccacgcgcgcggctaacccgcgcgcctcacgcgcggccaaaccgcccgcgtcccacgcgcgcggccaaaccgcccgcgtcccatgagcgcggccagcccgaccgcgccgagcgtctcggccactcggccccacgtgcGCGGCTaacccgcgcgcctcacgcgcggccaaaccgcccgcgtcccacgcgcgcggccaaaccgcctcccatgcgcgcggccagcccgacagcgccgagcgtctcggccactcggccccacgcgcgcctcggcccctcggtccctcgcgcgcgaccagcccgcgcgtctcggctcctcggccacgcgcgtggctcggccacaagcgcctcgacccctcggtcccacgcgcgcggccaacccgcgcgcctcacgcACCGGCCAAacccccctcggtcccacgcgcgcgaccagcccgcgcgcctgggcccctcggtcccacacgcgcggccaacccgcgcgcctcacgcgcggccaaaccacccgcgcgcggccaacccgcgcgcctcacgcgcggccaaaccACCCGCGCGCCTCACGTGCGGCAAAACCGCCCGCGTCCCGCGCGCGCGGCATaaccgcgcgcggccagcccgaccgcgccgaacacctcggccacagcctacccgagacctcggCCACAgcttacccgagacctcctcggccatagcgtgcccgagacctcctcggccacggcttacccgagacctcctcggccatagcgtgcccgagacctcctcggccacagcctacccgagacctcctcggccacggcttacccgagacttcctctacgcggcctaagtagctcctcggccatggtatgcccgagagctccacggccacggcttgcccgagacttcctctatgcatgtgcaagtagctcctcggccgcgGCATGCATGAGGAGAGATATGGCGTCGCTCGAGAGACTTggcccatgcgcggccagcacgTAGCCTTGCTGCCACGCTGCCTCGCCACcttggcccctcggcctcatgcgcagccagcacgctgcctcggccactcggcctcgtgcgcagccagcacgcagcctcgctgcctcgacctcatgcgcagccagcacgctgcctcggccactcggcctcgtgcgcagccagcacgcagcctcgctgcctcagcctcatgcgcagccagcacgctgcctcggcccctcggcctcgttcgcagccagcgagcggcctcatgcaaacacgccgccttgctgcctcgctgcctcggccactcggccgcatgcgcagccaacacgccgcctcgctgcctcggccactcggccacatgcgcagccggcaagcagcatcgcagcctcggccactcggccacatacgcagctgcctcactgcctcggccactcggccacatgcgcagccggcaagcagcatcgcagcctcggccactcggccacatacgCAGCTGCCTCACTGCctcagccactcggcctcgtgcgcagccggcgagcagcatcgctgcctcagccactcggcctcgtgcgcagccagcgagcagcatcgctgcctcagccactcggcctcgtgcgcag
The window above is part of the Musa acuminata AAA Group cultivar baxijiao chromosome BXJ2-6, Cavendish_Baxijiao_AAA, whole genome shotgun sequence genome. Proteins encoded here:
- the LOC135581108 gene encoding probably inactive leucine-rich repeat receptor-like protein kinase At5g48380 isoform X1, translated to MLVFRLEWRKRWEQGKSPLSSASRLGVSGEWRLGVPWLLSVSTLRPCHRVLEKELGGICMFTAMKCRPSVILLHTLFWFSLHDICYSTPSDIECLRLIKLSLKDPENNVFYSWNFDNTSEGSICKFNGVECWHPDENKVLNLRLSNMGLQGQFPSGLENCTSLTGLDLSSNNLSGTIPVDIAKKIPYVTSLDLSFNDFSGQIPVNLSDCTYLNSLKLQHNNLTGQIPGQLSFLSRLTEFDVSDNHLSGPIPALQAKLTQSNFANNPGLCGAPLGACAGTSKKINAGVIIGSAIGGVVITIIIVGVVLYFCMRRMPIKKKEKIDIEENKWAKSIKGAKGTKVSMFEKSVSKMKLSDLMKATDDFSKENIIGTGRTGTMYKATLPDGTSLAIKRLQDSQQSENQFVSEMATLGNVRHQNLVPLLGYCVAKKERLLVYKYMPKGTLYDQLHGSGAQGKSMEWPTRLKISIGAAKGLAWLHHSCNPRILHRNISSKCILLDEDYEPKISDFGLARLMNPIDTHLSTFVNGEFGDLGYVAPEYARTLVATPKGDVYSFGVVLLELVTGEKPTQVSKASENFRGSLVDWITFLSNNSLLQDAIDKSVIGKDYDSELLQFMKVACACALSGPKERPTMFEVYQLLRAIGEKYHFTADDDIFLPPLSSDADNLDELIVAK
- the LOC135581108 gene encoding probably inactive leucine-rich repeat receptor-like protein kinase At5g48380 isoform X2; translated protein: MFTAMKCRPSVILLHTLFWFSLHDICYSTPSDIECLRLIKLSLKDPENNVFYSWNFDNTSEGSICKFNGVECWHPDENKVLNLRLSNMGLQGQFPSGLENCTSLTGLDLSSNNLSGTIPVDIAKKIPYVTSLDLSFNDFSGQIPVNLSDCTYLNSLKLQHNNLTGQIPGQLSFLSRLTEFDVSDNHLSGPIPALQAKLTQSNFANNPGLCGAPLGACAGTSKKINAGVIIGSAIGGVVITIIIVGVVLYFCMRRMPIKKKEKIDIEENKWAKSIKGAKGTKVSMFEKSVSKMKLSDLMKATDDFSKENIIGTGRTGTMYKATLPDGTSLAIKRLQDSQQSENQFVSEMATLGNVRHQNLVPLLGYCVAKKERLLVYKYMPKGTLYDQLHGSGAQGKSMEWPTRLKISIGAAKGLAWLHHSCNPRILHRNISSKCILLDEDYEPKISDFGLARLMNPIDTHLSTFVNGEFGDLGYVAPEYARTLVATPKGDVYSFGVVLLELVTGEKPTQVSKASENFRGSLVDWITFLSNNSLLQDAIDKSVIGKDYDSELLQFMKVACACALSGPKERPTMFEVYQLLRAIGEKYHFTADDDIFLPPLSSDADNLDELIVAK